In Brachyhypopomus gauderio isolate BG-103 chromosome 11, BGAUD_0.2, whole genome shotgun sequence, a single genomic region encodes these proteins:
- the LOC143527481 gene encoding calnexin-like: protein MANHQGMLVGLCFCLTWTATKEDQSSYRFISGPSQAYISETFDTSPLDRNWVLSQALKEGDLDIHKYDGEWVVEEPSNQEFPGNKGLVLKSPGRHHAIATYIQPVFHFVSKPLCLQYEVFFQNGIDCGGAYIKLLTHSDYLRLSQFNDATPYTIMFGPDKCGSTYKVHFIFRHRNPVTGLYEEKHARQPEADLSEYFTHHKPHLYTLNLYPDNTFEILIDQALVNEGSLLRDMDPPVVPPHEIEDPEDTKPANWDDRRHISDPTVTKPQDWDEEAPQFIADPAAQKPVGWIEEEEPFIPDPEARPPHDWSVDMDGEWEAPLIANPACSKAPGCGSWVPPIVPNPAYKGKWRAPMIDNPKYQGKWRSRMVPNPAYFEDHQPFRMSPIGAVGFELWSLTGNVLFDNILLCSDLDLAKRWTEDTWGQRRRPGIVERLLSATGQRPWLWGVYVFTVGLPFILFISFMWPDKRFGPPDQEYYYKKSDEPQPDSPQDTEGYTCLNDNRANARPEPRKRDTKKPQKKSDLELKQIEADL from the exons ATGGCCAACCACCAGGGGATGCTTGTTggtttgtgtttctgtttgaCTTGGACTGCGACCAAAGAGGACCAG AGTAGTTACAGATTCATCAGTGGTCCAAGCCAGGCGTATATCTCAGAAACCTTCGACACAAGCCCTTTAGATAG AAACTGGGTTCTGTCCCAAGCACTTAAAGAGGGGGACTTGGACATTCACAAATATGATG GGGAATGGGTGGTGGAAGAACCCAGCAATCAAGAATTCCCAGGGAACAAGGGTCTTGTTCTCAAGTCCCCTGGGCGACATCATGCTATTGCTACATATATACAGCCAGTGTTTCACTTCGTCAGCAAACCCCTCTGCCTACA ATATGAAGTTTTCTTCCAAAATGGGATTGATTGTGGTGGAGCCTACATAAAGTTGCTTACTCATTCAGATTATCTTCGTTTG agtCAGTTTAATGATGCCACCCCATACACCATTATGTTTGGTCCTGACAAATGTGGCAGTACCTACAAGGTACATTTCATCTTCCGCCATCGGAACCCTGTGACTGGACTGTATGAGGAGAAACATGCCCGACAGCCTGAGGCTGACTTGAGTGAATATTTCACTCATCACAAGCCTCACCTCTACACTCTTA ATCTGTATCCTGATAACACCTTTGAAATTCTCATCGACCAAGCACTAGTCAATGAGGGCAGTCTTCTGAGAGACATGGATCCACCAGTAGTGCCTCCTCATGAGATAGAAGATCCAGAAGATACAAAACCCGCCAACTGGGATGACCGGCGTCATATATCTGACCCAACAGTGACGAAACCCCAGGACTG GGACGAAGAGGCTCCCCAGTTCATCGCAGACCCCGCAGCACAGAAGCCTGTAGGCTGGATCGAAGAGGAGGAGCCCTTCATCCCAGACCCGGAGGCTCGACCCCCACATGACTG GTCTGTGGACATGGATGGGGAATGGGAAGCTCCTCTGATCGCTAATCCTGCCTGCTCAAAGGCTCCGGGCTGTGGGTCCTGGGTGCCTCCTATAGTGCCTAACCCAGCATACAAGGGCAAGTGGAGGGCACCCATGATTGACAATCCCAAGTATCAG GGCAAGTGGCGGTCTCGGATGGTCCCTAACCCTGCTTACTTTGAGGACCATCAGCCCTTTAGAATGAGTCCTATAGGTGCTGTGGGCTTTGAGCTCTGGTCCCTCACTGGCAATGTGCTGTTTGACAATATCCTGCTGTGTTCTGACTTGGATCTCGCCAAACGCTGGACAGAAGACACATGGGGACAGAGACGGAGA CCTGGAATTGTGGAACGGTTGCTGTCTGCCACAGGACAGCGGCCCTGGCTGTGGGGTGTGTATGTCTTCACAGTGGGCCTACCCTTCATCCTCTTTATCAGTTTTATGTGGCCCGACAAG CGATTTGGCCCACCAGATCAAGAATATTATTATAAAAAATCTGACGAACCTCAGCCAGACAGTCCACAAGATACCGAGGGTTATACCTGCCTAAATGACAATA GGGCCAATGCCAGACCTGAACCTCGAAAACGGGACACCAAaaaacctcagaaaaagtcagACCTGGAGTTAAAG CAGATTGAGGCAGACCTGTGA
- the LOC143527482 gene encoding rho-related GTP-binding protein RhoG-like produces MQTIKCVVVGDGAVGKTCLLISYTTNAFPEEYIPTVFDNYSAQMSVDGRTVSLNLWDTAGQEEYDRLRTLSYPQTNVFIICFSIGSPSSYANVRHKWHPEVSHHCPSVPILLVGTKRDLRGDAETLKKLKEQSLAPTTQQQGSSLAKQINAVKYLECSALLQEGVREVFAEAVRAVLYPVTKKNSKKCVLL; encoded by the coding sequence ATGCAGACGATAAAGTGTGTTGTGGTTGGTGACGGGGCCGTGGGGAAAACATGTCTTCTCATCTcgtataccaccaacgcctttCCCGAGGAATACATCCCTACTGTGTTCGACAACTACAGCGCTCAGATGAGCGTGGACGGCCGCACGGTGAGCCTCAACCTGTGGGACACGGCGGGACAGGAGGAGTATGACCGGCTACGCACCCTCTCCTACCCGCAGACCAACGTCTTCATCATCTGCTTCTCCATCGGCAGCCCCTCCTCGTATGCCAATGTTCGGCACAAGTGGCACCCTGAGGTCTCGCATCACTGCCCCAGTGTGCCCATCCTCCTGGTGGGCACCAAACGGGACCTGCGTGGCGACGCGGAGACGCTGAAGAAGCTGAAGGAGCAGAGTCTGGCCCCCACCACCCAGCAGCAGGGCAGCTCGCTGGCCAAACAGATTAACGCTGTTAAGTATTTGGAGTGCTCTGCACTTCTGCAGGAGGGTGTTCGAGAAGTGTTCGCGGAGGCCGTGCGCGCTGTGCTCTACCCCGTCACCAAAAAGAATTCCAAGAAGTGCGTGCTTTTGTAG